In Rhinoraja longicauda isolate Sanriku21f chromosome 39, sRhiLon1.1, whole genome shotgun sequence, one DNA window encodes the following:
- the LOC144611089 gene encoding putative G-protein coupled receptor 139 produces MGKSIFYSADDIFGAGHSLSDRIYSLIMNIQPVFYPILAIVALPEQDCAFDLSFDESAAFALSAVMSLFTSLLTVNSLTIVVLSRGKCGLSIGVTRYLIAMATADLLVIIIDLILRQIPIAYWEAFIFMYSVRVCNIHAVLLYAVTDCSVWFTVTFTVDRFVAICCQKLKTKYCTERTAAWVLGTVTVLSCLKNIFWYFMLRGNYLLFNSPWFCWGRPGVRVSLAWGIGELLQYLITPVTPFVLILLSNTSTIRYVLVASRARMRLRGPSSGESGRDPEMESRRKSLILLLVISGNFIVLWALHTIFVVWFRLAGLIPSWKYPEFAIGELAYMLQILSCCTNTALYAVTQTKFRQQFKEVVKSPFIKCIQRREV; encoded by the exons ATGGGGAAGAGTATCTTCTATTCGGCTGACGATATTTTTGGGGCTGGGCACAGCTTAAGTGATCGGATCTATAGTTTAATCATGAATATTCAGCCTGTATTTTATCCCATCCTAGCCATTGTTGCTCTCCCAG AGCAGGATTGTGCATTTGATTTGTCTTTCGATGAATCTGCCGCGTTTGCTTTGTCCGCTGTCATGTCTCTGTTTACTTCCCTCCTCACAGTGAACTCGCTGACCATTGtggtcctgtcccggggaaagtgcggtctctccataGGTGTCACTCGCTACCTGATCGCCATGGCAACGGctgatctactggtcattattaTCGACCTGATACTGAGGCAGATTCCGATTGCTTACTGGGAAGCGTTTATATTCATGTACTCTGTCAGAGTGTGCaatatccacgccgtcttgctttacgCCGTCaccgactgttctgtctggttcaccgtcaccttCACCGTTGATCGATTTgtagccatttgttgccagaagctgaaaacaaaatattgcaccgagagaACAGCGGCTTGGGTTCTGGGGACAGTTACTGTGCTGAGCTGCTTGAAGAACATATTCTGGTATTTTATGTTGAGGGGTAACTACTTGCTTTTTAATTCCCCCTGGTTTTGTTGGGGAAGACCCGGTGTTCGAGTCTCACTAGCCTGGGGAATCGGGGAGCTTCTCCAGTATCTCATCACCCCCGTGACCCCATTTGTCCTCATTCTCCTGTCCAACACTTCGACCATTAGATACGTGTTAGTGGCGAGCAGAGCCCGCATGAGACTCCGGGGTCCCAGCAGTGGGGAGAGTGGCagagacccggagatggagagccgcAGGAAATCCCTCATTTTACTGCTGGTCATCTCGGGGAATTTCATCGTGTTGTGGGCGCTCCATACGATATTTGTTGTGTGGTTCAGACTGGCTGGATTAATTCCTAGCTGGAAATATCCAGAATTCGCCATCGGGGAACTGGCTTACATGCTGCAGATCCTGAGCTGCTGCACAAACACTGCTCTTTACGCCGTCACCCAGACTAAGTTCAGGCAGCAATTCAAAGAAGTAGTGAAATCGCCCTTTATAAAATGCATTCAGCGCCGCGAAGTCTAG